CTACTCCCTCACTGGgacctcttcctccctcccgcACCAGCCTTTCCAACTCCCATCCCAAACCCACAGCTCTTGCCCTGACTCACAGTGCTGCCGTCCCATGCCATGGCATTCTGCATGTCTGTTTTGGCTATTCTGGAAGTGTCAGCCCCTGCCAACTGTGTGACATGCTAGGTGACAGGCAGAGACTGCCAAACTTGGGACATCTATGATTTTCTCCTCTCAACCTTCTGCCTAACCAGTTCTGGATGCTTTCTGCCTGGCTCAGGGTCATCCAGGAAAGAGCTGATACTGGCTAGATGCAAGCATTTAGTCTTCAGTAAAGCTGTGCCTCTTTCTGCTCCTGGATCTTTACTTTCCCTCCTTGTCCCCTCCAGAGGAAGGTAAAATGACAAATTATCAACCTGACACAACAAAAGCACATTGATAAGGAGGAGGTgtgagagctgggagaaggaggaaacaaCCTGGAAAAAATTCAAGTACTTGCAGAAAAGAGAGACAAAGTGAGATGGGGAAATAAGGAAGATAAAAAGGAATGAGGACAAAAGCACAGGAGAGGAGTACATGGAAGCTAGGAGGGCAGTAGGAAGGCAGAgaagcagcccaggctgagaCTGCTGGAGTAGCACATGCAACCATTTCAGTGAGGAGGAGGTATCTCTTGTGCTCCCACCATCAGTGGAGACCCAGGAAGACACCCTGACCCAATGCTTCTCAATCCACAGCTCTTTGCACTCCTCCAAGATCCCAAAGACCCTATGCTGAGCAGGGCTGTCCCTGGGGGAGCTCCTAGCAGGGACTGCCTGTGGCACTgtcttcccagtgctcccacagcagaggggccATATTATGGGGGAGAGGTTTGGCTGGGACTTGCTCAGTGCTGGTGAAGAGAGACCACTGCAATGGGGGATGAGGTGGGATGACCTCAGGACAGCCTGGTCTGATCTGCACAGGATCAAAAGCCTGTGACACTCAAGCATGGATTTCAGCCTTAGTGCTGGCCAGGGCAAAGgcaccctctgcagcaggaacacgttcttttcctttgggatttgtttcttttggaaaatataattatttttcccaAGTACTTTGACGCTTCTCAGATAGATGCTACAGCCCAAGACTAATTCTGTTTCCTTCCACCAGTCACTTCCTCTGAACCACAAAACACATCAGTCTTCCATCTATCCCCTTACAAGCTACCATTTCCCCTTGGGAAGCCACAGCAAGAAATGGGAATAAAATGCTGGGCCACCATGTCCTCAGACCAGTCAACTACCTTCCCACCCACCAAATACCCAAGAGAAATCTGCTGCCATCACTTTAAGACACTGCATGCactgactccaccatctctcctGAAGTCTCTCCTTGTCATGTCTCCAAGTGATAAAAAAAGCACCACAGTATACCCCATACCTCCCACCTCCAAAGCCCTCCTGGCCCCAGAAAACCCTCCCCCCAGTCCCTATTTCCCCCAAGCAGGACACACAGCTGGgacacagagaaaagaagatgACAGTCAGTCCACTGTGCAAAAAACAAACTAGGAATGAGGACACTCTGGGAAAGACAGGGGAGACACCTCTGGTCCCTCTCTGGCACACAGGCAGGCACACAGGCaggcacacacatacacactcaCACACTCACTCTCATCTTCTCACTCACACGGAGGGAGGATGCACCACACGCTTCAGAGACAGGCCCATGGTGCAGTCAGGGGTAGCAGGGGTGGGCTGTTGTGTCCAGAAGACACCAGGTGGCAGTGGGGGAAGGGTCATTCACAGGTTACTTTCGTGGTTTTCCTCTGTCTCCACAGTCATGGGGGGCAGCCCTCCGTTGTCATTCAGCCGCTTGGCCCTGTAGGTCTCATAGTGGATGTTGTGAGTCACTTCTTTAAGGTCCTGAAGGTGGGTCCTGCAGGGAGCAAAGAGAAGGTTGGTTTGGAAAGGGGATACAATAACCAATACCAGTGCAGTCAGTATTGATCTTCTGATGACTGTTTTATTCCCTGAGATAAATGGAAGATCTCTTCAGTCAGTCTGGCTAACAAGCATTCCCCTCTTTCTGCATGGGTGCCACCATACACAACTGGCAGCTGGAGTATCAGCATTCAGGAATCCATAGGCAGGACACAGGATGTGGGCTGAAATCCCTGTCTGTCCTGCCCCTCTCATACCTGTGCCACTGGGACAGCCACTGACCATCCTGGTGTGTCAGAGCAGACCTGGGCTTATCACACCTGAAGTGGTGGTGAGACAAGGAAGTGCCAGGAGGGTGTATCAGATCCACTGCAGACCATAACCTGCAGAACACTTCTGTGAGCATTGCCCCTAACCTCCACAGAAAGCCTGTGGGCTTGGGTTGCTGTATGCTTTGTGATGGTCACTTGGTTAGGGTGTTTTTACTGGAAGACTTTAGGAAAGCACCTGCTGCAGAAGGTATCATAGAACAAAAGGAGGGCAGTAGGTTGATGTCAAAGCATTGTGCCTCTCCAGGAGTCTCAGCACCATCATACCTACAGATGGATTGCACCACAAGGTTCTGCCTTTGATACGTttcccttattttcttttttttggtgttgttttaaAACTTCATTGTATTTATGAGGAACAGAACTGACCCTGGAACTGCAGCCTTGCTACAGAGTTTGGGGCAGATATCACTTATGGTAAGACAACTTCATGAAACAGAGTAGAAATAAGACAGGACAATGAATGCTGAATGTAATAtggaggggtttttttccacttccagGTCCTATATTCCAGCACATTTCTCAACCTGGTAGGAAACACGGTCTAGGATACAGCTATCACTGGCTACCAATCACTGCTCCAGACCAGACCTGTTGGCAGCCACAAACACAAGTTGCTGCCACCTAATATCCATAATAGGATATAAGGAGGGTGGTAGtgccctgcttttctccaggtgtCCAGCTCATACATGAAAACCAGCACCTACTTGGCACAGAGGTCATAAAAAAGGCACTAAAGTACTCTAGCAGGGTACTTCTTACCTCAGTCCCACCTTATCCCATATAAGCTCTCACTGCTTGAGATggactccatcctcctttccaCAGGGGCTATTTCACTCTAAGAGGGTCTCACAAAGACTCCCTGCTCTTCAACAGCAAACTGGTGCATGAACATGGCCTTACCTGATGACAAAATCTCGAAGCAGGGCAAATTCACAGTGAGTGAGGTTTTccactgaaaagaaagcaagtgaTTGTTATGTTTGGTTTTTCTCAAGAACCCCTTTGTTGTTACAAAGCAGGGGAAGGTCATTGCCATGGGGCGGGTTCCAGGTGGGCAGAGCCTGTATACTTCAGAAAGGACAGGCAGTTGTCTGAATGCCACACTGTCAGGCATTGAGAGGACCTCTCAGTGTGAGAGGTGAGAGGTGAGTGGTCTGAGTGAGAGGTCCATGGTCCAGTGGACCAGTGAGAGGTCATGTCTGAGTCACATCAATGTCAGGAGCTCAGCTTCATACACCATGGTGTTCAGAGTGGCTCCAGCTTCAGCCAGCCATTCAAAATGGTACTGCATTGACCGTGGCAGTTTTCTCCCAGCAGAGCTATTTATGAATTTTCCTCCTGCTTGGTTTCAAAAAGCTTATTGCAAAAGGTAGCCATGGGACATATTATCCAGACCCTTGTATATTACTGGGGCCTGCAGAGGTACTTTCAGCTTCCAGAAGTAAGGGGGATTTTTACCTTCAATGATTCCCCAAGGTGTTTTCCTGCCCAGGACTCTTTTGCCATTCACTTGGTACTCCTTGTCACTGCCTACTACAGCAAAGGGCATGCTTTCCTGCTGGGGAGAGACATGTGGAGAGACCTATTGAACCCattccagagagcagcagcatcactgctCCTCATCTACCTTTCCTCCCTTCAGCTCACCAAACACAAGGCCTTCTCCAAGGGAAGAGATTCTCCAGAGCAACACTTCACTGGCTGACCTCTTTACCCATTAGTGCTATCCCCAGCATTTTTGGTTCCTGTTTTACAGGTGTCCTTTCACCCACTAGGCTTAATGGTGCCAAGGGCTCTGAAGTTTGGGGAAGAGCTTTTCTGCACCCAATTCCAGCATttctgaagaggaggatgacCAGATAAGTGCCTTGGCATAACCAGGAGTGGGTCTGTCAGCCCAGGGATGCTCCTATGGATAGTCTGTGGTGAGTATTTCTCACCAGGTTTGTAGTTCTTCATCAGTAGAAGAAGAGGGTTTAAAATAAGCTGCCCCAACAAGACACATGAACATGCAACAAGTTTAATGGCTGGAGTGATTGTATAGAGAAAGGCCAGAAATGGGGTAGGAGTGCAGCTTTCCTGGGGAATGGGACAGTAGATGAAGCTGCTGGGGACCCAATATATCTCTAAGCACAGGGAGACCCTGCTATCCATAATGAGCATCTTACAAATGCATATAGATATCTAAAAAGGGTGGAggtgatggggctgggctcttttcactggtactcagtgataggacaaggggcaatgggtacaaactagaacacaggaggtttcacttgaacttaaggagaaacttctttactttgagggcaACAGGGcacagaacaggctgccagagaggttgtggagtttccttctctggaaactttcaaaacctgtctggatgtgttcctgtgcaacctgatctaggggaacctgcattagcaggggggttggactagatgatctccagaggtctctttcaacccctaccattctatgattctatgatcagccACACACCAGGCCCCTTTGGTCCTTAGCAGTGGCCAAACAGCACTCAGCAagaggagatgaaacacagtaCTTCCTCACCCAGCCTTTATATCACCCTGTAGTAACATCAGGTACAAATGAAGCTGAGACAGGACCATCCCTTTCATCCACTGTATCTTTCATTCAGGGACCATGACACACTCAAAACCTTGGAGTTTACATTTGTTAAATGTGACTAGCCCTCATCCCCATTTCCCCACCCACAATAAAATGTTTCCTACCCTGATTTTGTCGTTCTCTGTTTTATCCTCCAAGTCCTCATCAAATTCTTTCTGGGGGTAAAACTCGATCCCGTTTACTTCAAGCTCTTTGCGCACCTGGGCAGAGAGACATTTTGGAGTGCAAAGCAACACAGACCTAAAGGAAAGGTAGGCAGGATGGCAGGGCAAACACATCTGGGATATCTTTCCAGTGGGAAGAGGCTGGAGGTATCATCCCCAGGGAAGTATGCAGTGAAGTgaggaagcacagcagcaatGCTGAGTCTTTCTTCCCCAGTCCTGGTTACTTGTCTGGCTCTGCAGTTCCCCTGACAGATGTCAGAGGGATGCACACATTTCTTCCCCCCCAACACATGCCCTCAGAGCCCTCAACAGCTGCATCTACAGGGCTTTGCCCAGCACcccactgctgtgctctgcatgcCCTGGGGACTGTGCTGCAATCCCAGGAATTAGGACTCTGTTTGCTTCTCCCACCTCCAAGCTGGGGCAGGGAAGGATCccacagagaagaggagacacTCACTCTTTGTTTGAATTCAGTCTTCTCCTCCAAGGTCATGGTGTCAGCCTTGGCAATAACCGGGATGATGTTGACTACCTTGCTGAGATGTTTCATGAACTCCAGGTCCAAAGGTCGCAGGCTGCATCCCAAGAGGGAACATCATGGAAGGGGTCAATTTACCCACCTGGCCTTTCATGCCAGTGactctctcagcagcagagcatcaATGAAACCTCCTTTGTATGTACCCCAACTGCTGCCACCATGCTCTGATCTCCTTCTTCCTATCCATCCTGCCCTCTTCCAAAAAACACAGTGGTGTTTCTCCTGCCCTTGTTATCCTAGACCCTTTCAAGCCCCACAGCACCTAAAGGTAAGCTCAACAGTGGTCAGCCTGCAGGCAGGTCCCCATGGTCTGTGGCTGAGATGGGGCAGTAGAGGGCTTATAACTGTCAGAGAGGCATCACGGGCTTGGGGAGGGATGAGGGATGTGTACGTACGAGTGGCCTGTGGGGGAGATGAAGTAAAGGCAGCAGTGCACTCGTGTGTCTGGAATCCGTTTCTTCCTTGCAATATTCACCTCCTCTTTCAAAAATTTTTCATATTGCTCATTGATGTATTTCTCAATAGGTTCCCAGCTGTGAAAGTGGGAGAGAGAGATGAATAGACAGGTACAAATCTCCTCATGTTCCTGCCTACAGTGttcccagctctggcagcagcaaagcaggctCAGGCATAAAAAATACCCACCACAGGCATCTCACTGTCAGCAGGGTTGTTTAAGAGTTTCTGTAACTGGGCACAGAAAGAGGCACTCACCAGGTAATGTATGCAAACCCCTCAGAATGCACAGACCCATGGTGTTAGCAATCTCACATCCCCATTATCAGCCCCCTGAGTGCAACAGGATCCCAGACTAAGGTCTAGGCCAAGCAGGTGAGTCACTCCATTCACCATTTTAACTCCTGCCCTTTCTGGGACACAAGGCCTTGACCATGTAAAACTCACCAGTTCTCATTGTTGATCTGGTCCCCAAACCCTGGTGTGTCAATCACTGTCAGCTTCATTTTGACACCACCTTCTTCAATGACTGGGAAAGAAATTACAAACAATCATACACCTCCCTAGGGACCTGCTCTGTCAGGAAACATGTCTGTGTGTCCCACAAGGGAACAAGAAGACTCTGCCATAATCCCTGCCCAGTAAGCATGACCAGACCATGCTAGGTCATGCCTCAACAGTGGTGACCCCCTGTTGCATTTCTGACCCCAAATTTTGGTAATGTTTGCACCAAAGCCACCTTATACTACTCTGCCACAGGAAAACTGATTTCTGTGGAGTCTGTGGCCCAAAGGTAATGCCTACCCTGGACAGCTTGTCCTCCCCTCTAACACACCATCCTGAGTCTGAGATAATGTTTGTTATTCCACACCACTGCAGAAACTGTGCTGATGCATTGGCATGAGGCAATGTCCTCTACCAGGCTTAGGCTGGGACCCACCAATGCAGTTTGTGTAGAATATTAAGTATCTGCAGGTGGAAATGACCTACAGCAAAGCTTAATCCACACCTGTGGACTAATGTCTTGGCAGAAGAAGTATCTATAACTCTTTTTTCCACCCTCAGTTTTGGCTGTGGCATCAGTGGCATTGCtgttcaagaaaagctttgTCTGGATCTGAGGTCATCTAAAACTGGCACTTGTCCTTTAGCTTCCCATGGAAAAAGGGTGCCTCATACCAAAGAACTGCTTGCATAGACTGCTGGGGTCTTCTGCAAGACTGTGCTGAAGCATCAGTATTGCttcttccccagcagcctggctcttaCCATGCCCAATGGCTTTGATCTCCACCGTCTTGGGGATCTTCTCCTCCCGGTTCCAGCCTGAAGATTTGCGGCTCACCTGGGATTTGAAGAGGGTGTTCACCAGCGTCGACTTTCCCAGCCCACTCTGCCCTGGGAATTACAAAGAGGAAGCTTGTGAGTGCTGCCACAGCCCAGCAAtgtcagcagtgccaggggacGGAGCTAGGCTGATAAGGAAAGGGGCTATAGCTGTCTTCTTGCCTTGTACAGGCTCTCCTTTCCCCAGAGCAAGCACTGGCTGTTTCTTTATGCCCTCCCTGCAGGATTTTCCCATCCAGCCTCGTAGGACAGTCCCTGACCACAGTTCCCAGTACCTCAGCTGGTCCCTGCttactgtggtggttttaaggctatgcctttaatttcttttcacagagttcgagcagaaaagtagaagaatgtaaacaaatcacaattggatgtaagaaagcaaaataatgattgttctgaatacttccattggagagacagaaaCCTCTAAGAGTCAAAACAAAATTCAGTctgttcagtctgtctggtgtttttctgctgggcagcctaGGAGGgtgcttctgtgtttctcttctggctttgctttggagaTAACACACCTTGAAAGCTAAATtctaacaacttctctgcttcttgtcttttcttccttttgccaggggggtctggagaaggcagggaagggggaggcagagggacagctttcctgggtttggccaggagggttttgagctgtttctgttaattgtacatatctgtaaatactgtaaatactgtatattttgtatatattcgtTGCATTCCATCGTGGAGTGTAGTTTCTGCTTGCAAATCcagcctcattttcttctgaactgagctagtctggtgttgttaatgtgggaggagaattttcagcccaccacacctACCTACAACCATGATGTTGAAGTCAAAACCTGTCTTCATGGTTTTCTTGCGCATCTGCTCAATGATGGTGTCGATGCCGATGTAGCCCAGCAGGTTGGCATTAATGCCCATGGGTTTCATGGGCACAACTGGTTTTTGTCGTGACTCTGGCACCAGCTCAGACATGGCTGCTTCGGTTTTGCTCTCCACCGGCCCTGCACAGggagaaagatttaaaaaatcatCACTGAGGCGTAACAGGGAGCTCCCTTCTGAcctggcagaggggctgagggCAACTTGGTGCATCCATTTCAAGGGCTGCTGAGGATGACTGAATGGCAAGATTTTAGCAGTAGGGCTCTGTGGTAGCTTTAGGCcttgcctaggaaattttccacaaatcttGAGTAGgtaagtggtagaatgtaaataaattaccactggatgtaaaaaggaaaataatgataaggtctaaataattgCATTGGTCTGAttactaacataaagttagttgtgtaaactaattctttctcttttcagcttcttcactCTGGCAGATGCTAGCTGgtgctgttgctgaccttggctgtgttcttgttgtgcCTAAGTACTAAAAgcctactctctgctctttctctcttttactTTGTATAGGGTggggaaagggagcagggaaggggcaaCTGTtagtaaccccctggttttgtccagggggggtctTGTGTTGttcataaattgtaaatatatgtaaatattgtatattttgtacatattcattgcattccatatttctagattgcagttttgcttgtaaatatagcttctgttgcttccatctgagctagtctggcaattttatttcggggggtaatttcaacccactgcAGGCTCTTCATGGAAAAACATCTACTTGAGTTTCCAGCACACTTTTCTATGCATCACTCCAGATGAGGAGGTGTGGAAGTGAAGTTTGTTGAGTATGCAACAGATGGCCACCACcaaacagcaggagcaggcccAGTGAAGCTGGCTGGGCTCCTAACCAAGTGCCCACAGCTCTGTCTGTATCTCCTTGGTTTTGTCTCCCAGTTCTCACCAGGATCTCTGGTGTTTGAACCCTCCAACTTTAGCATGAAATTTGCAATGGAACAGACTTCTGAAAATTATCATGTGTCAAGTTCTGGCATTGAAACAGAGTCTGGGATTTATGAAGAGGACTTGGAAGCCTGGCTCTTGCTGGGGGTGGTTGTGTTACTGGCCATACTGTGCAGGCTGAGCTCCTCAGAAGATGGCAGTTGTGGAAGTGCAAAGCATGGCCACAACCTCCACATTTGCCTTCCACCCACAGGTCAATGATTTCTGTCATGCTCAAGAAACTAATCGTCACGATCATTAAACTAATCATCtgcccctttccctcctctcctccccctcaacccttcttcacagaaaacaaacaggcaCAAAGAAAGGC
The nucleotide sequence above comes from Indicator indicator isolate 239-I01 chromosome 14, UM_Iind_1.1, whole genome shotgun sequence. Encoded proteins:
- the SEPTIN3 gene encoding neuronal-specific septin-3, whose translation is MFKGPVESKTEAAMSELVPESRQKPVVPMKPMGINANLLGYIGIDTIIEQMRKKTMKTGFDFNIMVVGQSGLGKSTLVNTLFKSQVSRKSSGWNREEKIPKTVEIKAIGHVIEEGGVKMKLTVIDTPGFGDQINNENCWEPIEKYINEQYEKFLKEEVNIARKKRIPDTRVHCCLYFISPTGHSLRPLDLEFMKHLSKVVNIIPVIAKADTMTLEEKTEFKQRVRKELEVNGIEFYPQKEFDEDLEDKTENDKIRQESMPFAVVGSDKEYQVNGKRVLGRKTPWGIIEVENLTHCEFALLRDFVIRTHLQDLKEVTHNIHYETYRAKRLNDNGGLPPMTVETEENHESNL